Proteins found in one Sporosarcina sp. FSL K6-3457 genomic segment:
- a CDS encoding methyltransferase domain-containing protein, producing the protein MQLTIRATGENVQVISYLLAKNPNNLYERNHKGHSIRMFYSQFTDTALEMTVFVVPDPLALMNQSSNAYDITHYINDREFAVSSIFISLIRSALGTALNGQPKDDYMEWVKQPFDFEFNFGPVVSDLSDEQIRGLFESLGYVVGIEYGETDYAFKMKTKSTARFLTLIGNVTLQKGLQQLFLLIPVMDNYKHYFIDESEVEKIKRYGEGWLDDHPEREFIIRKALRFKEVYSLMEEPADNHHLVKEVTTEKVRLNELRYEKIVEVVSGLPMKKSIVDFGSGEGKLAVRLGFVKGVQEILAVEPSETASLKAMKQFENVINKEGFVEPTPMWGSLFYYDERLKDRDIIILCEVIEHIDEERLPKVMDLLLDDYRPNVLIITTPNQEYNAVYEMQDAKRHSDHRFEWTRDEFEQWCAGRNQSGKYKLTFEGIGEMHEAFGYPTQMCTFVRKEEVE; encoded by the coding sequence ATGCAATTAACCATTAGAGCCACTGGGGAGAATGTGCAAGTTATTTCCTATTTGCTTGCTAAAAACCCGAATAATCTATATGAGAGAAATCATAAAGGACATTCCATACGAATGTTTTATAGTCAATTTACGGACACAGCACTTGAGATGACAGTCTTTGTAGTACCCGACCCCCTTGCGCTTATGAATCAATCGTCGAATGCATATGATATTACCCATTACATTAATGACCGGGAATTTGCGGTGAGTAGTATTTTCATCTCGCTTATTCGTTCGGCGTTAGGAACGGCATTAAATGGTCAACCAAAAGACGACTATATGGAATGGGTCAAACAGCCATTTGATTTCGAATTTAACTTTGGGCCTGTCGTTTCAGATTTATCTGACGAGCAAATTCGGGGGCTTTTCGAATCTTTAGGATATGTGGTTGGCATCGAGTACGGTGAAACAGACTATGCTTTTAAGATGAAGACAAAAAGTACAGCACGTTTTCTAACGCTTATAGGGAATGTAACGCTCCAAAAAGGGCTTCAACAATTATTTTTGCTCATTCCTGTTATGGATAACTATAAGCATTACTTCATTGATGAAAGTGAAGTTGAAAAGATAAAAAGGTATGGTGAAGGCTGGCTTGATGACCATCCGGAAAGAGAATTTATTATTCGTAAGGCGCTGCGCTTTAAGGAAGTGTATAGTCTTATGGAAGAACCCGCCGACAATCATCATTTAGTGAAAGAAGTCACCACCGAAAAAGTACGTTTGAATGAGTTGCGCTATGAAAAAATTGTTGAAGTGGTCAGTGGTTTACCGATGAAGAAATCGATTGTCGACTTTGGTTCCGGTGAGGGGAAATTAGCGGTTCGATTGGGCTTTGTCAAAGGGGTTCAGGAGATTCTTGCGGTGGAGCCATCGGAAACAGCATCGTTGAAAGCGATGAAGCAATTTGAAAATGTGATAAATAAAGAGGGATTTGTTGAACCTACACCAATGTGGGGATCACTGTTTTATTATGATGAACGGTTAAAAGACAGGGACATTATCATTTTATGTGAAGTCATTGAACATATCGATGAGGAACGGCTACCGAAAGTTATGGACCTCCTGTTGGATGACTATAGACCGAATGTCTTGATAATCACGACGCCGAACCAAGAATATAATGCAGTTTACGAGATGCAGGATGCCAAGCGTCATAGTGATCACCGGTTTGAATGGACAAGAGATGAATTCGAGCAATGGTGTGCAGGCAGAAATCAGTCTGGAAAGTATAAGCTAACATTTGAGGGCATTGGAGAAATGCATGAAGCTTTTGGTTACCCGACACAAATGTGCACGTTCGTCAGGAAGGAGGAGGTTGAATGA
- a CDS encoding class I SAM-dependent methyltransferase yields the protein MAAIITTGGRPDEQSEQLAMEAAEVLGYSIIERKKRSVARLQQEYEADVIVAGKGRFDLYRIGMGEPFFFHPNSAAFRLKRLMKGETDPLVEVAQLKRGDTFLDCTLGLASDSIIASFITGDCGEVKGVEMDSAVAFITKRGLQSFPAESEQLVQAMRRIEVLHADAVGFLREQPDSSWDIVYMDPMFHVPIAESTNFTALRQVGVHSFLTQEWMEQAKRVCKRCVVIKDRFDSPVFEQFHMEQKIRPNTKFHFGIIEK from the coding sequence ATGGCTGCAATTATTACGACAGGTGGTCGACCTGATGAACAATCCGAACAACTTGCGATGGAAGCCGCAGAAGTTTTAGGCTATTCGATTATTGAGCGGAAGAAACGGTCGGTTGCCCGTTTACAGCAAGAATATGAGGCGGATGTCATCGTTGCAGGGAAAGGTCGCTTTGATTTATATCGAATTGGCATGGGTGAGCCCTTTTTCTTTCATCCTAATTCAGCTGCCTTCCGATTGAAGCGATTGATGAAGGGCGAGACGGATCCGTTAGTGGAAGTTGCACAATTGAAGCGTGGAGATACTTTTCTCGATTGTACACTGGGGCTTGCCTCTGATAGCATCATTGCTTCTTTCATCACAGGTGATTGTGGCGAAGTGAAGGGTGTCGAAATGGATTCAGCTGTGGCGTTTATAACAAAGCGGGGCTTGCAATCGTTTCCGGCTGAGTCGGAACAATTGGTACAAGCGATGAGGCGCATCGAGGTACTCCATGCAGATGCAGTCGGATTTTTGCGTGAGCAACCTGATTCGTCTTGGGATATTGTGTACATGGATCCGATGTTTCATGTGCCGATTGCGGAATCGACTAATTTCACTGCGTTGCGACAAGTCGGCGTTCACAGCTTCTTGACGCAGGAGTGGATGGAGCAAGCGAAACGCGTCTGTAAGCGATGTGTTGTTATTAAGGACCGCTTTGATTCGCCGGTATTTGAGCAATTTCATATGGAACAAAAAATTAGACCGAATACCAAATTCCATTTTGGTATTATTGAAAAATGA
- a CDS encoding N-acetylmuramoyl-L-alanine amidase family protein, which translates to MVKIVIDAGHGFNTPGKRSPDDEREWSFNNKVALYAIAKLQTYKGVEILRVDDPTGKTDVPLTTRTTLANEWQADVYASIHHNALNGKWGQHSGIETYTMDNPTANPKSLEIAGAIHPRVVMAMGISNRGMKRANFHVLRESTMPAFLTEGGFMDSTTDITKLRDDNYLKAQGEAIAEGLAVYFKLQLKPILEEIPIIVGQQSENHFYRPSMQTIINSTIDVLIRLENKQEGALSSVWRERLAQGTLTNSDAIGILFVALDRGLLGDVK; encoded by the coding sequence ATGGTTAAAATCGTAATCGACGCAGGACATGGATTTAATACACCTGGCAAGCGTTCGCCAGATGACGAACGGGAGTGGTCGTTTAATAATAAAGTGGCTCTCTATGCGATAGCTAAACTACAGACATACAAAGGTGTGGAGATTCTTCGTGTTGATGATCCAACGGGGAAAACGGATGTCCCCTTGACAACACGGACTACACTGGCAAACGAATGGCAGGCGGATGTCTATGCTTCTATTCATCACAATGCTTTAAACGGCAAGTGGGGTCAGCATAGTGGTATTGAGACATATACGATGGACAACCCAACAGCCAATCCAAAATCGCTTGAAATTGCAGGAGCTATACATCCACGGGTCGTCATGGCGATGGGGATTAGCAATCGTGGCATGAAGCGGGCTAATTTCCATGTGCTACGTGAGTCCACAATGCCGGCATTCTTAACGGAAGGAGGCTTTATGGACTCGACGACTGATATTACAAAATTACGTGATGATAACTACTTAAAGGCGCAAGGTGAAGCTATTGCAGAAGGACTGGCTGTCTATTTTAAGCTACAGCTGAAACCCATACTAGAAGAAATACCAATCATAGTAGGACAACAAAGCGAAAATCACTTCTATCGACCATCTATGCAAACCATCATCAATTCAACAATTGACGTGTTAATTCGACTAGAAAATAAGCAAGAAGGCGCGTTATCGTCAGTGTGGCGTGAAAGGTTAGCGCAAGGAACATTGACAAATTCGGATGCAATTGGCATCTTGTTTGTAGCGCTTGACCGTGGGTTATTAGGGGATGTAAAGTGA
- a CDS encoding polynucleotide kinase, which produces MIDSNHGWKIARWLDGRNVTLHHGDEKVEAELQTYEVKYGVEQALAMKESLKDFLLQAPSHYVLMKNGVQTAVCTHAGIRDEFIGKQSPKVQDFCRYGDTDGVTEHGKPTRKDWTIHHKGSALIIWGHDPKPQPLVINNTVNIDQGVVFGGKLTAYRYPEKEFVSVTALADYSGVIDNPLKEWEEKRLASPNIGKFINGYAVRTEQLGEVKAHQDIVKPAIDTVSHYTVPIEQLLYIPPTMSPTPLTSSQPGYLEHPKEAIDYYRNHGIHTMIAEKKHMGSRAVLLLFKDVESAKKAVGSETLGVIYTRTGRRFFDKITEAEIVLNLNEELVNKGYFEKYQTDYVLLDAEIMPWNLKAKELISGQYAHVAENAILDRAKLKEKLEAVAGDNEDLDRWLEEVIGKVNNAKTFKDVFQKYCWDTDGAKAIQIAPFHVLAHSNETFFDKSHTWHMDMNKEFAVDSSFFVSTKFKVISDAASEQEVITWWEEMTAEGHEGIVIKPEFFIATQNGKLVQPAIKVRGRKYLHIIYGMDYLAPANLERLKKRNTGKKQKLALKEFALGIEGIQRFVDRESIERVHECVLATLALESDPVDPRL; this is translated from the coding sequence ATGATTGACAGTAACCATGGATGGAAGATCGCGCGCTGGCTCGATGGACGGAATGTGACACTGCATCATGGTGATGAAAAGGTCGAGGCGGAATTGCAGACGTATGAGGTGAAGTACGGAGTGGAGCAAGCATTGGCCATGAAAGAATCATTGAAAGACTTCCTTTTGCAAGCACCAAGTCATTATGTATTAATGAAAAATGGTGTGCAGACTGCTGTTTGTACACATGCAGGCATTCGAGATGAATTCATTGGCAAGCAATCTCCCAAGGTCCAGGATTTCTGTCGCTATGGAGATACAGATGGCGTTACTGAACACGGCAAACCTACGCGTAAAGATTGGACAATCCATCATAAGGGAAGTGCGCTCATCATTTGGGGGCATGATCCTAAACCGCAGCCACTTGTCATCAATAACACGGTCAATATCGATCAAGGTGTTGTGTTTGGCGGTAAATTAACGGCTTATCGTTATCCGGAAAAAGAATTTGTTTCCGTGACAGCGTTGGCTGATTATTCTGGAGTTATAGATAATCCGCTGAAAGAGTGGGAAGAAAAAAGGTTAGCCTCACCGAATATTGGCAAATTCATTAACGGTTATGCTGTTCGAACGGAGCAACTTGGTGAAGTGAAAGCCCATCAGGATATTGTGAAGCCTGCAATTGATACGGTCTCACATTATACGGTGCCCATTGAGCAATTACTTTATATTCCACCGACGATGAGCCCGACTCCTCTCACCTCATCACAACCTGGTTATTTGGAACATCCGAAAGAAGCTATTGATTATTATAGAAATCATGGCATTCATACAATGATTGCTGAGAAAAAGCATATGGGTAGCCGAGCTGTATTATTGCTATTCAAAGATGTGGAATCAGCAAAAAAGGCAGTCGGCTCCGAAACGCTTGGTGTCATTTATACAAGAACGGGCAGACGTTTTTTTGATAAAATAACAGAAGCTGAAATCGTTTTGAATCTGAACGAAGAGCTAGTGAACAAAGGGTATTTTGAAAAGTACCAGACGGATTATGTGCTACTCGATGCGGAAATCATGCCGTGGAATTTAAAAGCAAAAGAATTGATTAGCGGGCAATATGCTCACGTTGCGGAAAATGCAATCCTTGACCGGGCGAAGCTGAAAGAGAAATTGGAAGCTGTTGCAGGTGACAATGAGGACTTGGATAGATGGTTGGAAGAGGTAATAGGCAAGGTCAATAATGCGAAAACGTTTAAAGACGTTTTTCAGAAATATTGTTGGGACACGGATGGTGCGAAAGCCATTCAAATTGCACCGTTCCACGTATTAGCGCATAGTAATGAAACCTTTTTCGACAAATCGCATACATGGCATATGGATATGAACAAGGAGTTCGCAGTAGATTCTTCTTTCTTTGTTTCAACGAAATTCAAAGTCATTTCGGATGCAGCTAGCGAACAGGAAGTCATTACTTGGTGGGAAGAGATGACAGCAGAAGGACATGAAGGGATCGTCATTAAACCGGAATTTTTTATTGCGACCCAGAATGGGAAACTTGTGCAGCCTGCCATTAAAGTGAGAGGTCGCAAATATTTACACATTATTTACGGGATGGATTATTTAGCGCCAGCTAATCTTGAACGGTTGAAAAAACGTAACACTGGCAAAAAACAGAAGCTCGCATTAAAAGAATTTGCATTAGGGATCGAAGGTATCCAACGCTTTGTCGATAGAGAATCGATCGAACGCGTGCATGAATGCGTTCTTGCAACGCTAGCGTTAGAATCGGATCCGGTAGACCCTAGATTATAA
- a CDS encoding Bcr/CflA family multidrug efflux MFS transporter has product MKPVTGSKRFRFAILLGTLAAMGPLSIDMYLPSFPAIVGAFDTTASFVQISLTACLLGIGLGQLVLGPMSDVHGRKKPLLIGLAVYFVASFLCVIAPTIEFFIAARFMQGFAASAGIVISRAVVRDVYSGRELTKFFALLMLINNLAPILAPIFGGGILAFTDWTGIFAVLSAIGFLLFVVVLWRMDETLPVQMRVPSSISNTLRNFLSLLKNRQFMGFALAQGFIMAGIFAYVAGTPFVYQNIYGVSPQTFSLLFGMNGLGLILGTQTVGRLTSVLSEKQFLEIGLLMSITSGTVLLFAVLLHGPLITIVVPIFFFVASIGVISTSSFSLAMESQGHIAGSASALLGLLPFILGSITAPLVGIAGEETAVPMGVIIFTASLIAVFAYVGLARKTLKEN; this is encoded by the coding sequence ATGAAACCAGTCACAGGATCAAAAAGATTTCGTTTTGCGATATTACTTGGAACGCTAGCTGCAATGGGGCCCTTATCCATCGATATGTATTTGCCATCATTTCCTGCAATTGTAGGTGCTTTTGACACAACGGCATCCTTCGTGCAGATTAGCTTAACTGCTTGTCTGTTAGGAATTGGCTTAGGTCAGCTCGTACTTGGACCGATGAGTGATGTACATGGACGCAAGAAGCCGTTACTAATTGGGCTCGCCGTTTATTTTGTTGCATCTTTTTTATGTGTCATTGCGCCGACGATTGAATTTTTTATAGCTGCACGTTTTATGCAGGGGTTTGCGGCGTCAGCAGGAATTGTCATTTCAAGAGCGGTTGTTCGGGATGTTTATAGTGGAAGGGAACTGACGAAGTTTTTTGCCCTGCTTATGCTGATCAATAACTTAGCGCCTATCCTTGCCCCGATTTTTGGTGGTGGAATTCTTGCTTTCACGGACTGGACAGGTATATTTGCTGTATTGAGTGCAATCGGTTTTCTACTATTTGTCGTTGTTTTGTGGAGAATGGACGAAACATTGCCAGTGCAAATGCGAGTCCCAAGCAGCATATCGAATACATTGAGAAATTTTCTGTCCCTACTTAAAAATCGACAGTTCATGGGCTTTGCATTGGCGCAAGGTTTCATCATGGCGGGGATATTTGCCTACGTTGCGGGGACACCGTTTGTCTATCAAAATATTTATGGGGTTTCTCCGCAGACCTTTAGTTTACTATTTGGGATGAATGGACTCGGACTCATATTGGGAACACAAACGGTGGGACGACTAACAAGTGTGTTATCTGAAAAGCAATTTTTGGAAATCGGTTTGTTGATGTCGATTACTTCAGGTACGGTGCTACTCTTCGCAGTTTTGTTACATGGACCGCTAATTACGATTGTAGTTCCAATTTTCTTTTTTGTTGCTTCAATCGGCGTCATTTCAACATCGTCCTTCTCATTGGCGATGGAATCACAAGGCCATATTGCGGGAAGTGCTTCCGCATTACTCGGATTACTGCCTTTCATTCTCGGCTCGATTACAGCGCCACTTGTAGGAATAGCGGGCGAAGAAACAGCAGTCCCGATGGGGGTTATCATCTTCACCGCAAGTTTAATCGCAGTTTTTGCCTATGTTGGATTAGCGAGAAAAACCCTGAAAGAAAACTAA
- a CDS encoding BrxA/BrxB family bacilliredoxin has product MNAYDEYMKGIVKPMREELSSNGFTELTTAEDVEGTMAALEGTALVVINSVCGCAAGLARPAVREALQEAEHKPDHLLTVFAGQDKEATETMRNYFPEVPPSSPSIALWKDGALAYFIPREQIENFEMEQIKDHLAEVLGQVCQ; this is encoded by the coding sequence ATGAATGCATACGATGAGTATATGAAAGGCATCGTGAAACCGATGCGCGAAGAGCTTTCGAGCAATGGCTTTACTGAACTGACGACTGCGGAGGACGTTGAAGGAACGATGGCAGCACTTGAGGGGACGGCACTTGTCGTTATTAATTCGGTTTGCGGATGTGCGGCAGGTCTTGCAAGGCCAGCGGTAAGAGAAGCTTTACAAGAGGCAGAACACAAGCCAGATCATTTATTGACCGTATTTGCGGGTCAAGATAAGGAAGCGACAGAAACGATGCGCAATTATTTCCCAGAAGTGCCTCCAAGTTCGCCTTCTATTGCACTGTGGAAAGATGGGGCACTTGCGTACTTTATCCCTCGGGAACAGATTGAGAATTTTGAGATGGAACAAATTAAAGACCATCTTGCAGAAGTACTTGGACAAGTTTGTCAATAA
- a CDS encoding YpjP family protein, with protein MKKWLQKTLIVAVAFLTLGAISPNHQFWTSLQDKNEAKQAEQPPKSADYAIGLADSYVYDEVEEPATSVEESLIASAKELSYMKFGTKIGPVIADEFDEIIFPKIEEAIQMTFESSGDLHKRRLAITEKPAGDYAEKIFNVYDLADGQDIIRFHVRTEKRPQDGYFYNFHYHIADDGFVAHHSIGDIYWSKNTPPKWLS; from the coding sequence ATGAAAAAATGGTTACAGAAAACACTTATTGTTGCGGTTGCCTTCTTAACACTCGGTGCTATTTCGCCGAATCACCAATTTTGGACAAGTTTACAGGACAAAAACGAAGCAAAACAAGCTGAACAACCACCGAAAAGTGCTGATTATGCGATTGGCCTAGCAGATTCATATGTTTATGACGAAGTGGAAGAGCCAGCTACCTCAGTAGAAGAATCACTTATTGCTTCTGCAAAAGAATTATCTTACATGAAATTTGGTACGAAAATTGGACCGGTTATTGCCGATGAATTTGATGAAATTATTTTCCCGAAAATCGAAGAAGCTATCCAGATGACATTTGAAAGCTCTGGGGACTTGCATAAGCGTCGATTGGCTATTACTGAAAAACCAGCGGGCGACTATGCTGAGAAAATTTTCAATGTTTATGATCTAGCAGATGGTCAAGATATTATTCGTTTTCATGTGCGGACTGAAAAACGTCCACAAGATGGCTACTTCTACAATTTCCATTACCATATTGCCGATGACGGATTTGTAGCCCATCATTCAATTGGAGATATCTACTGGTCAAAAAATACGCCTCCTAAGTGGTTATCGTAA
- a CDS encoding AAA family ATPase has translation MKVTIPYAGLVLLVGVSNSGKTTLLNQWIEEQKILASEVISSDAYRAIVGDKEFIGWSERPKDEADSLVDEYQAISAEAFSMMDHVVEARCRLNKVTFIDATHLYPDDRKKYIALAKKHNVPAIAIVMDVPQETLLERDEQRNNPRGKRRVKQQLQTFKREKRFIKKDGFTSVYVTDGLAEIECVRRDNPLLIDVGHGIDIIGDIHGCYDEMITLLLKLGYEKNSEGLLVHPQGRVFLSLGDVMSRGPKSLQTMLFFQ, from the coding sequence ATGAAAGTCACCATTCCATACGCCGGACTTGTGTTACTTGTCGGTGTTTCTAATAGTGGGAAAACGACGTTATTAAATCAATGGATTGAAGAGCAGAAAATCTTAGCATCCGAAGTGATTAGTTCAGATGCATATCGAGCAATCGTTGGAGATAAGGAGTTTATCGGCTGGTCAGAACGACCGAAAGATGAAGCGGACAGTCTGGTGGATGAATACCAGGCAATTTCTGCGGAAGCATTTAGCATGATGGATCACGTTGTAGAAGCCAGATGCAGGCTGAATAAAGTGACATTCATCGATGCGACTCACCTCTATCCCGATGACCGTAAAAAATATATCGCGCTTGCAAAGAAACACAACGTTCCAGCCATAGCGATTGTTATGGATGTGCCGCAAGAGACATTGCTTGAACGCGATGAGCAACGGAACAATCCACGTGGAAAACGACGTGTGAAGCAGCAACTTCAAACATTTAAGCGAGAGAAGCGCTTCATAAAGAAAGATGGCTTTACATCCGTTTATGTCACAGATGGTCTAGCAGAGATTGAATGTGTGAGACGAGACAATCCGTTGTTGATAGACGTTGGACACGGAATTGACATCATTGGCGACATCCATGGCTGCTATGACGAGATGATTACACTTCTTCTTAAGCTAGGCTACGAAAAAAATAGCGAGGGCTTGCTCGTTCATCCGCAAGGGCGAGTTTTCTTGTCGCTCGGTGATGTCATGAGCAGGGGACCGAAATCATTGCAGACGATGTTATTTTTCCAGTAG